Proteins from a single region of Sebastes umbrosus isolate fSebUmb1 chromosome 8, fSebUmb1.pri, whole genome shotgun sequence:
- the ncaph gene encoding condensin complex subunit 2, with protein sequence MSAASTPVSRVRPGWTSSSLKNKGLSPAACSTPLLAAFPGNDDEQERRQRRRSRVIDLQTATDSSFNDSASHSAAGTPAAVPKLSNAQISEHYSTCIKLSTENKITTKNAFGLHLIDYMADILKQKDSELTNFKVAAGTLDASTKIYAVRVDAVHADAYRVLGGLGAETKPGEDLGPKEEDNEGEVMAKQPKKKRPPKRTVEQNLSNINSAERKCEVDPMFQRMASSFDESSTAGVFLSVLFSENSRCELLFPSYMTLLQSRPSHSPPPPQGVPASPFMAGLQRCKEKSSICPSLQDFSFTSWNPEQTMNQLLEKMKQGEHVFDVNADPGPEPEDDDCPDFDADYEEGLGDCEEKSKEYKEGCEASGSGKGRDVIPIGEGDITTMCLQLSSQPREYSYFSPRTMATWAGPGYWQFKPKHKLDHLPDKETRKRKPKKTFEIDFNDDVNFDTFFRTTRAATTNSKSALSASNKKTTLPADFQFPPETLSQLSLKPSSSLSQEGQKRLSGELGEGIGDYDYNNANDTANFCPGLQGGDSDDDVEGFAGSDDTQPSGDGIPPLSPDGEGISTYGEEDLVPEPHRVNKIEINYAKTAKKMDMKRLKNGMWTLLTESPGKPTEEADTVEKEEVCGEKVFSQTTKTLLQRLPNTMAQNLSVPLAFVALLHLANEKNLELVKVDDMSDIIIRQGH encoded by the exons ATGAGTGCAGCCTCCACACCGGTGTCCCGGGTTCGTCCAGGATGGACATCATCCTCCTTGAAGAACAAGGGTCTGTcccctgcagcctgcagcaccCCGCTGCTGGCAGCCTTCCCCGGCAATGATGACGAGCAGGAACGACGTCAGCGCCGAAGGTCAAGAGTCATTGACCTTCAAACTGCCACCGACTCCTCCTTCAATGACTCTGCGTCTCATAG CGCCGCGGGGACTCCTGCTGCCGTGCCCAAGCTGTCAAATGCACAGATCTCAGAGCATTACTCCACCTGCATAAAGCTCTCCACTGAGAAT AAAATCACCACCAAAAATGCCTTTGGTCTGCATCTGATTGATTACATGGCTGATATTCTCAAACAGAAGGATTCTGAGCTCACAAACTTCAag GTGGCAGCTGGCACTCTGGATGCCAGTACAAAGATCTATGCCGTGCGGGTGGATGCTGTTCATGCTGATGCCTACAGGGTGCTGGGTGGCCTCGGGGCTGAGACCAAACCTGGAGAAG ACCTCGGTCCGAAGGAGGAGGATAACGAAGGTGAAGTGATGGCCAAGCAGCCGAAGAAAAAGAGGCCTCCTAAGAGGACCGTAGAGCAGAACCTGAGCAACATCAACAGCGCCGAGAGGAAGTGTGAG GTGGACCCCATGTTTCAGCGGATGGCGTCATCCTTCGATGAGAGCAGCACGGCCGGCGTCTTCCTGTCGGTTCTCTTCAGTGAGAACAGTCGCTGTGAGCTGCTGTTTCCCTCCTACATGACCCTCCTACAGTCCAGACCCTCACactcccctccacccccacaGGGAGTCCCTGCATCCCCGTTCATgg CCGGACTGCAGCGCTGCAAGGAGAAGAGCTCCATCTGCCCCTCGCTGCAGGACTTCTCCTTCACTAGCTGGAACCCTGAGCAG accaTGAATCAGCTGTTGGAGAAAATGAAGCAGGGCGAACACGTGTTTGATGTGAACGCTGATCCCGGGCCAGAGCCTGAAGACGATGACTGCCCTGACTTTGACGCCGACTACGAGGAGGGACTGGGTGACTGTGAGGAGAAATCCAAGGAGTACAAGGAGGGTTGTGAGGCCTCTGGCTCCGGCAAAGGAAG GGATGTGATTCCCATTGGAGAGGGAGACATCACCACGATGTGTCTGCAGCTGTCCTCTCAGCCCAGGGAGTACTCCTACTTCAGCCCCAGGACCATGGCCACGTGGGCTGGACCCGGCTACTGGCAGTTCAAGCCGAAGCACAAGT tggACCATTTGCCTGACAAGGAGACGCGTAAAAGGAAGCCCAAGAAGACCTTTGAAATAGACTTCAATGATGATGTCAACTTTGACACCTTCTTCCGCACCACCAGA GCTGCCACTACCAACAGCAAGTCTGCCCTCAGTGCCAGCAATAAGAAAACAACTCTGCCAGCAGACTTCCAGTTTCCCCCAGAGACGCTGTCCCAGCTCAGCCTCAAACCCTCCAGCTCG TTGAGTCAAGAAGGCCAGAAGAGGCTGTCCGGAGAGCTCGGAGAAGGCATCGGAGACTACGACTACAACAACGCCAACGACACCGCCAACTTCTGTCCAGGTCTTCAG GGGGgtgacagtgatgatgatgtggaAGGGTTTGCTGGTTCAGATGACACACAGCCTTCAGGTGACGGTATACCTCCGCTCTCACCAGATGGAGAGGGCATCTCGACTTACGGGGAGGAGGATCTGGTACCTGAACCACACAGG GTCAACAAGATTGAGATCAATTACGCTAAGACGGCAAAGAAAATGGACATGAAGAGACTCAAGAACGGCATGTGGACTCTTCTGACCGAAAGCCCAGGAAAACCCACAGAG GAGGCGGATACTGTGGAGAAAGAAGAGGTGTGTGGGGAGAAAGTCTTCAGTCAGACCACAAAGACGCTGCTTCAAAG ATTACCAAACACGATGGCTCAGAACCTGTCGGTGCCTCTGGCTTTTGTCGCTCTGCTTCATCTTGCCAATGAAAAG aaCTTGGAGCTGGTGAAGGTTGATGACATGTCAGATATCATCATCAGACAAGGCCACTGA